One region of Deltaproteobacteria bacterium genomic DNA includes:
- a CDS encoding serine protease, producing the protein MHLMLRMACGQLIGLLVGCGVSWTNSTQSTAKVIGGEPAAPVTFMLGITEGSSNRPLCGASLVASGVALTSAHCVKNRSKALWVVAADDLSRGVTASTRHRVQTVDVHPDYDFDTRRADIAVLTFDTKHVAPDAWQPISLDLLDNTTNVATVLGWGVRSNYGDLPSDQLQSAQFPIIDNSKCKAFGAEYDRLDDTMICAGHLGVGQADTCHGDSGGPLYVTSADGKPHLLGVVSWGHDCSEADQPGTYTKVSAYRSWLDAAMRGPTEREILDSGAVMAREVMRHCRDELQQKTVDWQNDHQLSLNGNLNSIDAFSPTDERPAPHDAPTCTWTTASGHTFYLYHNALTTDHLERQQLLVKDAVSGSFYKSNTQSSVRAQLTCNTDLGRNPEPLLTIDDESIMVRFGNRLYRYGGNIPHRLTAHPVPPRDNTQLPPSHGCEVLDYGLTIIGHEHEGPESGLIVHIKAPLLGPGEHEFIVPFFDRSKAAEITFARIDGHHGTIELHNSTGHDIVGWQLECDRPFVLEAATGGGAAGGVQQPQKVYDFGQASSPWLLFAKDQTLTTAYRSDDDFGPGQKVICWINHIPLKVLER; encoded by the coding sequence ATGCACCTAATGCTAAGGATGGCGTGTGGCCAGTTAATTGGACTGTTAGTTGGCTGCGGTGTTTCATGGACGAATAGCACCCAGTCGACAGCTAAGGTAATAGGCGGCGAGCCAGCGGCACCGGTAACTTTTATGCTAGGGATCACCGAGGGTAGCAGTAATCGTCCGTTGTGTGGGGCAAGCTTGGTAGCCTCAGGGGTGGCCCTCACCTCTGCGCACTGCGTTAAGAACCGGAGTAAAGCTCTCTGGGTCGTAGCGGCGGACGATCTCAGCCGCGGCGTCACGGCCAGCACGCGGCATCGCGTGCAAACGGTCGATGTACATCCAGATTATGATTTTGATACGCGTCGTGCCGATATCGCCGTGCTTACATTTGACACTAAACACGTTGCGCCTGACGCTTGGCAGCCTATTTCGCTCGATCTTCTAGACAACACAACCAACGTAGCCACTGTGCTTGGTTGGGGTGTGCGCAGTAATTACGGGGATCTTCCCAGTGACCAACTCCAAAGTGCGCAATTCCCGATCATTGACAATAGCAAGTGCAAGGCATTTGGTGCTGAGTACGATCGCCTAGATGACACGATGATATGCGCCGGTCATCTCGGCGTTGGTCAAGCAGACACTTGCCATGGGGATTCCGGTGGCCCGCTTTACGTCACAAGCGCTGACGGCAAGCCGCATCTCTTGGGTGTGGTGAGCTGGGGGCACGATTGTTCCGAGGCCGATCAGCCTGGCACCTATACTAAGGTTAGTGCCTACCGGAGCTGGCTCGATGCGGCTATGAGAGGTCCAACTGAGCGTGAAATTTTGGACTCGGGTGCCGTTATGGCGCGTGAGGTGATGCGCCATTGCCGCGATGAACTGCAGCAAAAAACGGTCGATTGGCAGAACGATCATCAATTGTCTTTGAATGGAAATCTAAACAGCATAGATGCATTTAGTCCCACCGATGAGCGCCCGGCTCCCCATGATGCACCAACTTGTACTTGGACTACTGCCAGCGGTCATACGTTCTACCTCTATCACAATGCTTTGACCACGGACCATCTTGAGCGGCAACAGCTACTGGTCAAGGATGCAGTGTCTGGGTCCTTCTATAAATCAAACACGCAAAGCAGCGTCCGCGCCCAATTAACTTGCAATACCGACTTAGGGCGAAATCCCGAGCCCTTGCTCACCATCGACGACGAATCGATCATGGTGCGATTCGGCAATAGACTCTATCGTTACGGTGGCAATATCCCTCACAGGTTGACCGCACATCCAGTGCCGCCGAGGGACAATACGCAGTTGCCGCCTAGCCATGGTTGTGAGGTTTTAGACTACGGCCTGACTATCATTGGCCACGAACATGAAGGCCCGGAGTCGGGGCTTATTGTGCACATCAAGGCGCCGCTGCTAGGTCCCGGAGAGCATGAGTTTATTGTCCCATTCTTCGACCGCTCAAAGGCGGCTGAGATCACGTTTGCCCGCATCGATGGGCATCACGGGACTATCGAATTGCACAATTCCACCGGCCACGATATCGTCGGCTGGCAGCTTGAGTGTGACCGTCCCTTCGTGCTGGAGGCAGCAACAGGGGGTGGTGCCGCAGGCGGGGTGCAGCAGCCCCAAAAAGTTTACGACTTTGGACAGGCGTCATCACCGTGGCTTCTCTTTGCCAAGGATCAAACGCTCACGACTGCATATCGCTCGGATGATGACTTTGGTCCAGGACAAAAGGTAATTTGCTGGATCAACCACATACCTCTCAAGGTCCTCGAGCGATAG